The genomic segment GGCGCACCATGCGCAGCACGGTGTCGTTGGCCTCGGAGCCAGAGCCGGTGAAGAAGACCCGGTTGATATGCGCCGGCGCCAGCCGGCACAGCGTCTCGGCCAGCTTCACCGCCGGCGGGTGGGTGGTCTTGAAGAAGCTGTTGTAGTAGGGCAGCTCGCGCAGCTGCCGGGTGGCGGCGTCGACCAGCTCCTCGCGACCGTAGCCGAGGTTGACGCACCACAGCCCGGCCATGCCGTCGAGGATACGGTTACCCTGATCGTCGACGATATACACGCCCTGGGCGCTGACGATGACGCGGCTGCCCTCTTCACCGAGCGCCTTGAAATCGCTGAAGGGGTGCAGGTAGTGGGCGCGGTCGAGCGCCTGGATATCATGGGTCATGGTACTCTTTCCTCAGCGTATCAGGCGTCGATCAGCATGGCGGCGCCACGACGCTCCGCGGCCCGCTCGCGGCAGGCCGCGGCGAAGCCGTGAAACAGGGCGTCGTAGAGAGGATGCTGTGCGGGCTGCCATTCGGGGTGCCACTGCACCGCCAGGGCGAAGCGCCGCGCGCCCTCCACCGACAGCGCCTCGATCACCCCATCCGGCGCCACTGCCTCGGCGCGCAGCCCCAGCCCCAGCTCGGCCACGCCCTGCTGATGCAGCGAGTTGACGCGACTCTCCGGCGAGGCATGCAGCGCCGCCAGCGTGCCACCGGGCAGGATCGTCAGATCGTGGCTCAGCGCATACTGGCTCGCCTTGTCGCCCTCTGGTTCGCGGTGATCGAGCAGCCCCGGCACCGTCTGAAGCGCCTGATACAGGGTGCCGCCGAAGGCCACGTTGATCTCCTGGAAACCGCGACAGATGCCGAACAGCGGCATCCCCAGGTCCAGCGCAGCAGGAATCCAGGCCAGCGCCGCGGCATCACGATGCAGGTCGCCGCGGGTATTCTGCGGGGCCGGCTCGGCACCATAGCGGGCCGGCGCCACATTGGTGTAACTGCCGGTCAGCAGCAGGCCGTCGAGCTCAGCGAGCAGGCTCGCCTCCAGGCCGCTGCCATCCTCCCATACCGGCAGCACCAGTGGGGCAAGCCCATAGTCGCGCAGCGCCTGGAGATACTTATCGGTGACCATGTGCGCGGGGTGGCCTTCCACCTCGCGACGACAGGCAATGCCCCCCACCAGCGGTCGACTGGACATACATGACTCCTTGCCTGTAACGGCTCGACAGAGGGTAAAAATGTTATGCTTTGCTCAACATTACATGCCAGCAAGCTCGCTGCCAACCCTGAAAAAGATGGCAGCGCAAGCTTATAAAAGCCAAAAAAAGTCGGAAAGATGGGATGTGTAGGGATATTGTCAGCGCTCGGCATGCCGAGCCAGGCCGTAAATAATTTGACAACACCCATCCCAGTCGGAAAAGATGACCCCATGCTTCCAATGATAAGGTACATCCCATGTCGGTGACTGCGTCTGCTGAGGCCGAGGCCTTTCTCGAGCGCCATCCCGATATCGACAGCGTCGACCTGTTGATCAGCGACCTCAACGGCGTGATGCGCGGCAAGCGCATTCCCCGCGACAATCTGATCAAGGCCTTCAGTGCCGGCATCAACCTCCCTGCATCGCTGTTTGCCCTCGATATCAATGGCAATACCATCGAGGAGACCGGCCTGGGGCTCTCCAGCGGCGACGGCGATCGCATCTGCCGCCCGGTGGCCGGCACCCTGATGCCGTGTCCCTGGCTGCGCAAGGGGCGCCAGGGTCAGCTGCTGATGACCATGTTCGAAGCCGACGGCAGCGGCTTCTTCGCCGATCCCCGCCAGGTCCTGCAGCGCGTCTTGCGACGCTTTGCCGATGCCGGCCTGACCCCGGTGGTGGCCGTGGAGCTGGAGTTCTACCTGGTCGATCGCAGCCGCGATGCCCAGGGCTACGCCCAGCCGCCCTGCTCGCCGGCCACCGGGGAGCGCGCCTCCCAGAGCCAGCTCTACTCGATCAACGAGCTCGACGAGTACGCCGACTTCCTGGAGGACATCCAGGCCGCCGCCGTCGCCCAGCAGCTGCCGCTGGACACCGCCTTGAAGGAGTGCGCCCCCGGGCAGTTCGAGATCAACCTGACCCACTGCGACGACGTGCTCAAGGCCTGCGACAGCTCGGTGCTGCTCAAGCGCTTGATCAAGGGCGTGGCCATCCAGCACGGCTTCGAGGCCACCTTCATGGCCAAGCCCTACGGCGACGAGGCGGGTAACGGCACCCATGTGCATATCAGCCTGGTCGATGCCCACGGCCGCAACGTGTTCGCCGCCGAGGACGATAATCCGCTGGGCACCCCGGCGCTACGCCATGCCGTGGCGGGCCTGCTGGCCCTGATGCCGGCGTCGATGGCGATCTTCGCCCCCAACATCAACTCCTTCCGGCGCTTCCAGCCCGGGCTCTACGTGCCCATGGCGCCGACCTGGGGCTACGACAATCGCTCGGTGGCGGTACGCATCCCCTCCGGCCCCAAGGCCGCCAAGCGCATCGAGCACCGCGTGGCCGGCGCCGACGTCAATCCCTACCTGCTGCTGGCCACCCTGCTGGCCTCCATCGACCACGGCCTGCGCCAGCAGCTGACGCCGCCGCCGGCGATCGAGGGCAACGCCTATGACCAGTGCGAGCCGAGCCTGACCAATAGCTGGCAGCAGGCGCTGACGCTGCTCGGCGAGGACGAGGTGCTAGCCGAGGCGCTCGGCGAGCCGTTCCTGCACGTCTACCTGGCCAACCGCCAGGCCGAGCGCGACCAGGCGATGCAGGCGGTTAGCCAGCTCGAATACGACTGGTACCTGCGCCAGGTCTAGGTTCGTCCGAGCAGTGGCCAACCCAAACGACACCGCCCGCGCCGATTGGCGCGGGCGGTATTGCGTAGCAGGGTTTCCTCTTAGCCTTCGCGGACTTTCCACTGCGGCACCCCATCCTGCATCAGCACCTGATTGCCTTGGGGCGCCTCCTCGAGGCGAACGCTGTAGACGCGATCCTCGAAACGATACTCGACGTCGTAACCCTCATGCTCATCGCGGGTATCGACCACGGTATTGCACTGCCGCTGGGTAGTGGTCCGGCCCTGGTTGGCCTCGACTCGGCCCTGGACTTCGCGGCCGGCCAGACCGCCGCCGACGGCGCCGGCCACGGTAGCCAGTTTCTTGCCGCTGCCGCCGCCGACCTGATTACCCAGCACGCCGCCGACCACCGCGCCGGCAGCGGTGCCGAGCAGACGGTTGGGGTCGCGGCTCGGCGCCTGCTGATGCACCACCACGTCTTCGCAGACCTCACGGGGGATCTCGACGCTGCGGGTCACCGCGTCGACGTTCAAGATGTCGGCGTAGGTCGGTTCACGGTCGAAGGTCTGCACCTGATAGGCGCCTACCGCCAGGCCGCCCAGGCCCAGCACCGCCAAGGTCGACCCGATCACGATTGACTTGTTCATCTCTGCCTCCTGATGTCTCTCGACTTGGCGTTGGCCGGACCGCCATGGCGGCCCGGAAAAAGTTCCAGGTCGTCGACTCCGGGCAATGTGCCGCCGGCTGGCTCGCTTCCTGCAAGCGCTGGCCGGCGCGATGCGATAGTCAGAGTATAGTTCGTGAACGCTGTTCGACAGCCGTTCTGGCGGGGTTCAACAATGCTTTCATAATCCCCATGGGGCGTCGCTCGATGGCGACAAGACTAGACACCGAAACGATCGCGCAGCGAGTAATACCACGCCCCCAGCGCCGACAGCGGCACCCGCAGCAGGCGCCCGCCGGGGAACGGCAGATGCGGCAGGCCGGCGAAGGCGTCGAAGCGCTCGCTCTCGCCTTCGATGACCTCGGCGATCAAGCGCCCGGCCAGGTGGCTGCAGGTCACACCGTGACCGGAGTAGCCCTGGGCGTAGTAGACATTGGCGTTGAGCCGGCCGAACTGCGGCAGGCGATTGAGCGTCATCAGGAAATTGCCGCTCCAGGCGTAGTCGATCTTGACGTCGCCGAGCTCGGGAAAGGTCTTGAGCAACTTGGGGCGGATCACCGCCTCGATGCTGGCGGGGTCCTGGCCGCCGTAGCTGACGCCGCCGCCATACAGCAGCCGGCCGTCGCCGGTCAGGCGATAGTAGTCGAGCAGGTAGTTGCAGTCCTCCACCGCCATGTCGTTGGGCAGCAGCGCCCGGCCACGCTCGCCGAGGGGCTCGGTGGTGACGATCTGGGTGCCGCAGGGCATCGACTTGCCTTCCAGCTCGGGTACCACGCCCTGCAGGTAGGCGTTGCCGGCCAGCACCACGCGCTCGGCTACCACCGAGCCTTCGGGAGTACGCAGCCGCACCGGCTCGCCGTGGGTGAGCTCGAGCAGCGGCGACTGTTCGAAGATCCTGCCGCCCAGCGCCTCCAAGGCCGCCGCCTGGCCGAGCACCAGATTGAGCGGATGCAGATGGCCGCCGGAGTGGTCGACCAGCGCCCCGACGTAGCGCTCGCTGCTCACCTCGCGCTTGAGCGCCTCGCCCTCGAGCAGCTCCAGCTCGCGGTTGCCGTAGCGCTGCCACAGCGCCTGGTGCTCGCGCAGCCCCTCCATCTGGCGGGCGTTACAGGCGGCGAACAGGTTACCGTTCTTGAGATCGCAGTCGATGGCGTACTGCTCGATGCGCGAGCGGATGATGCGGTTGCCCTCGAAGGCCATGTCGCCCAGGGCGCGGGCGGTGTCGAGGCCGTACTTGGCCTCGATGACGTCCATGTCACGGCTGTAGCTGTTGACGATCTGTCCGCCGTTGCGACCCGAGGCGCCAAACCCCACCCGCGCCGCCTCCAGCACCACCACCTTGTAGCCGCGCTCGGCGAGATGCAGCGCCGACGAGATGCCGGTGAAGCCGGCACCGACCACGCACACGTCGCAGCTCATCTCACCGCTGAGGCTGGGCCGCTCGGGGCCGGCATTGGCCGTGGCAGCATAGTAGGACGCCACGTGCGGAGTGGCAGGCGTCTGGGTCATGAGTCATCTCCAAATCGTGTATTGTCGCATGGCATCAGCCGGCGTCCTGCTGCGCCATGGCCATGCGCCGCTTGTTCTCACTGCGGCGCATGAAGTACCAGGCCAGGAAGGTCGCCAGCGACACCGTGAGGATGATCAGGGTGGCCAGGGCGTTGATCTTCGGCGAGACGCCCATGCGCACCGAGGAGAACACCACCATCGGCAGGGTACTGGCGCCGGGGCCGGAGACGAAGCTGGCGATCACCAGGTCGTCCAGCGACAGGGTGAACGCCAGCAGCCAGCCGGCGGCCAGCGCCGGGGCGATCATCGGCAGGGTGATCTGGAAGAACGTCTTGAGCGGCGGTGAGCCCAGATCCAGCGCCGCCTCCTCGATCGATAGGTCGACCTCGCGCAGCCGCGAGGCCACTACCACCGCCACATAGGCGCTGCAGAAGGTGGTATGGGCGATCCAGATGGTGACCATGCCGCGGTCCGCCGGCCAGCCGATCATCTGCGCCATATGCACGAACAGCAGCAGCAGCGACAGGCCGGTGATCACCTCGGGCATTACCAGCGGCGCGGTGACCATGCTCGACAGCGCGGTCTTGCCGCGAAAGCGCGTGAAGCGGGTCATGACGAAGGCCGCCATGGTCCCCAGGCACACCGCCATGGTCGCCGAGAAGAAGGCGATGCGCAGGCTGGTCCACACCGCCGCCAGGATCTGGCGATCGCGGAACAGCTCGATGTACCAGCGCCCCGAGAACCCGGCCCACACCGTCACCAGCCGCGACGAGTTGAACGAGTAGAACACCAGGATCGCCATCGGCAGGTACAGGAACAGCAGTCCCGCGATCAGCATCAGCGTGGTAAAGGATGGCTTCTTCATGGTCACTCCTTCAGCTCACGGCTCTGGTAACGGTGGAACAGCGCAATCGGGATGATCAGGATCGCCAGCATCACCATCGCCAGCGCCGAGGCCACCGGCCAGTCGCGGTTGTGGAAGAACTCCTCCCACAGCACCTTGCCGATCATCACCGTGTTGGGGCCGCCCAGCAGTTCGGGTATCACGTACTCACCCACCGCGGGGATGAACACCAGCATCGAGCCGGCGATGATGCCGCCCTTGGAGAGCGGCAGGGTCACCTTGAGGAAGGTATTGATCTTGCGCGAACCGAGGTCAGAGGCCGCCTCCAGCAGCGAGCCGTCGAGCCGCGACAGGTTGGCGTAGAGCGGCAGGATCATGAACGGCAGGTAGGCGTAGACGATGCCCAGGATCACCGCGAAGTTGGTGTTCATCATGCGGATCGGCGAGTCGATCAGCCCCAGCCACAGTAGGCCGTTGTTGATCAGACCGTTGTTGCTGAGAATGCCCATCCAGGCGTAGACGCGGATCAGGAACGAGGTCCACGACGGCAGCATCACCAGCAGCAGCAGCACCAGCTGCCAGCGCGCCGGCGCCCGCGCCATGGCATAGGCCATCGGGTAGCCGATCAGCAGGCACAGCAGCGTCGAGAAGAAGGCGATCTTCACCGAGCCCCAGTAGGCGGCGATATACAGGGTATCGGTGGTCAGGAACAGATAGTTGCCGAAGTTCAAGGCGATATTCAGCGTCTCGGCGCTGTAGTCGAGTATCGCCCCGTAGGGCGGCACCGAGATCGCCGCCTCGGAGAGGCTGATCTTGAGCACGATGCCGAACGGCAGCAGGAAGAATAGCGTCAGCCACAGCAGTGGCGCTGCGATCACCCAGCCGCGGCCGGGGCGCAGCGCGCGCGGCAGGCGCGCCAGCGGGGAAAGCTTCATGGC from the Halomonas sp. 1513 genome contains:
- a CDS encoding gamma-glutamyl-gamma-aminobutyrate hydrolase, whose amino-acid sequence is MSSRPLVGGIACRREVEGHPAHMVTDKYLQALRDYGLAPLVLPVWEDGSGLEASLLAELDGLLLTGSYTNVAPARYGAEPAPQNTRGDLHRDAAALAWIPAALDLGMPLFGICRGFQEINVAFGGTLYQALQTVPGLLDHREPEGDKASQYALSHDLTILPGGTLAALHASPESRVNSLHQQGVAELGLGLRAEAVAPDGVIEALSVEGARRFALAVQWHPEWQPAQHPLYDALFHGFAAACRERAAERRGAAMLIDA
- a CDS encoding glutamine synthetase, whose amino-acid sequence is MSVTASAEAEAFLERHPDIDSVDLLISDLNGVMRGKRIPRDNLIKAFSAGINLPASLFALDINGNTIEETGLGLSSGDGDRICRPVAGTLMPCPWLRKGRQGQLLMTMFEADGSGFFADPRQVLQRVLRRFADAGLTPVVAVELEFYLVDRSRDAQGYAQPPCSPATGERASQSQLYSINELDEYADFLEDIQAAAVAQQLPLDTALKECAPGQFEINLTHCDDVLKACDSSVLLKRLIKGVAIQHGFEATFMAKPYGDEAGNGTHVHISLVDAHGRNVFAAEDDNPLGTPALRHAVAGLLALMPASMAIFAPNINSFRRFQPGLYVPMAPTWGYDNRSVAVRIPSGPKAAKRIEHRVAGADVNPYLLLATLLASIDHGLRQQLTPPPAIEGNAYDQCEPSLTNSWQQALTLLGEDEVLAEALGEPFLHVYLANRQAERDQAMQAVSQLEYDWYLRQV
- a CDS encoding gamma-glutamylputrescine oxidoreductase produces the protein MTQTPATPHVASYYAATANAGPERPSLSGEMSCDVCVVGAGFTGISSALHLAERGYKVVVLEAARVGFGASGRNGGQIVNSYSRDMDVIEAKYGLDTARALGDMAFEGNRIIRSRIEQYAIDCDLKNGNLFAACNARQMEGLREHQALWQRYGNRELELLEGEALKREVSSERYVGALVDHSGGHLHPLNLVLGQAAALEALGGRIFEQSPLLELTHGEPVRLRTPEGSVVAERVVLAGNAYLQGVVPELEGKSMPCGTQIVTTEPLGERGRALLPNDMAVEDCNYLLDYYRLTGDGRLLYGGGVSYGGQDPASIEAVIRPKLLKTFPELGDVKIDYAWSGNFLMTLNRLPQFGRLNANVYYAQGYSGHGVTCSHLAGRLIAEVIEGESERFDAFAGLPHLPFPGGRLLRVPLSALGAWYYSLRDRFGV
- a CDS encoding putrescine ABC transporter permease PotI, which translates into the protein MKKPSFTTLMLIAGLLFLYLPMAILVFYSFNSSRLVTVWAGFSGRWYIELFRDRQILAAVWTSLRIAFFSATMAVCLGTMAAFVMTRFTRFRGKTALSSMVTAPLVMPEVITGLSLLLLFVHMAQMIGWPADRGMVTIWIAHTTFCSAYVAVVVASRLREVDLSIEEAALDLGSPPLKTFFQITLPMIAPALAAGWLLAFTLSLDDLVIASFVSGPGASTLPMVVFSSVRMGVSPKINALATLIILTVSLATFLAWYFMRRSENKRRMAMAQQDAG
- a CDS encoding putrescine ABC transporter permease PotH, which encodes MKLSPLARLPRALRPGRGWVIAAPLLWLTLFFLLPFGIVLKISLSEAAISVPPYGAILDYSAETLNIALNFGNYLFLTTDTLYIAAYWGSVKIAFFSTLLCLLIGYPMAYAMARAPARWQLVLLLLVMLPSWTSFLIRVYAWMGILSNNGLINNGLLWLGLIDSPIRMMNTNFAVILGIVYAYLPFMILPLYANLSRLDGSLLEAASDLGSRKINTFLKVTLPLSKGGIIAGSMLVFIPAVGEYVIPELLGGPNTVMIGKVLWEEFFHNRDWPVASALAMVMLAILIIPIALFHRYQSRELKE